A single Lolium perenne isolate Kyuss_39 chromosome 6, Kyuss_2.0, whole genome shotgun sequence DNA region contains:
- the LOC127305845 gene encoding protein PHOSPHATE-INDUCED 1 produces MASKVALVVALVFTMAQLSAGSSRRLMELYVPPESDRLSYHQGAVLSGDIPVSILWYGKFSPAQKSIVSDFLLLLTSAPNGATTPSVGQWWGTIEQLYLSKAVTAAANGAAAGSTRVLLGKQLTDEDCSHGTSLTLDQIEQLAARVGAKKGGVALVLTDEDVAVEGFCSSRCGRHGSSQDGKSTHIWVGNSVKQCPGHCAWPFAQPQHGPQGAPLVAPNGDVGMDGMVMVLATMVAGTVSNPHGDGYYQGPKGAGLEACTACSGVYGSGAYPGYAGNLLVDPTTGGSYNANGAGGKKYLLPALYDPDTATCSTLV; encoded by the coding sequence ATGGCTTCTAAGGTTGCTCTGGTAGTGGCGCTGGTATTCACCATGGCGCAGCTCTCCGCGGGGAGCAGCAGGAGGCTGATGGAGCTGTACGTGCCTCCGGAGAGCGACCGGCTCAGCTACCACCAGGGCGCCGTGCTCAGCGGCGACATCCCCGTGTCCATCCTCTGGTACGGCAAGTTCTCGCCCGCCCAGAAATCCATCGTCTCCGACTTCCTCCTCTTGCTCACCTCAGCCCCGAACGGCGCCACCACGCCCTCCGTCGGGCAGTGGTGGGGCACCATCGAGCAGCTCTACCTCTCCAAAGCCGTCACCGCCGCAGCCAACGGCGCGGCCGCTGGCTCCACCCGCGTGCTCCTGGGCAAGCAGCTGACCGACGAGGACTGCTCCCACGGCACGTCGCTCACCCTGGACCAGATCGAGCAGCTCGCTGCGCGCGTCGGCGCCAAGAAGGGCGGCGTCGCGCTGGTGCTCACCGACGAGGACGTGGCCGTGGAGGGGTTCTGCAGCAGCCGGTGCGGCCGGCACGGGTCGTCGCAGGACGGCAAGTCCACGCACATCTGGGTGGGCAACTCCGTGAAGCAGTGCCCCGGGCACTGCGCGTGGCCTTTCGCGCAGCCGCAGCACGGCCCGCAGGGCGCGCCCCTGGTGGCGCCCAACGGCGACGTCGGGATGGACGGCATGGTCATGGTGCtcgccaccatggtggccggcaccGTGAGCAACCCTCACGGGGACGGATACTACCAGGGCCCCAAGGGAGCCGGGCTGGAGGCGTGCACGGCCTGTTCCGGCGTCTACGGCAGCGGCGCGTACCCCGGGTACGCCGGGAACCTGCTCGTCGACCCGACCACCGGGGGAAGCTACAACGCCAACGGCGCCGGCGGGAAGAAGTACCTTCTCCCGGCGTTGTACGACCCCGACACGGCCACCTGCAGCACGTTGGTCTAG